The Bacillus sp. Bos-x628 genome segment AAATATTGTGAGACGTGTTCCAAGTCAAATGAAAATTATTAGGACGTGTCCAGTTAATAATCCGAACCTGAAAGACGAACGAATTTTCCCTGTTTCCTTATATCCACAAGGCTTAAAAATCAAAAAACAATTTAGAGAAAAAATAAGAAGCAAATACCAATGCTTAAATAATGAAGATAAGTTAATTATGCTCTCTAAATCTGCTTGGGCAAATCTATTAGTAAAAATGAAGCTTATGGAGACACGGAGTCATATGAAAAGCACTTATAATTATGAATTCTTCATTCAAGAGTTATTGACAGAGTATTTATCTGTAAAAGCAATCAAGTCCAAAATTGTGATCGTAGGGGTTTCACCAGACAACAATTTTATTCCTATTAATCTCAATGAGAAGGTTACTTTTATTCCTTTACCTTTTTTAGATTTAGAGGATTATGACGAATTGTTACTATCATGCGACCTATTCGTCACAGATAATATTACCTCAGCTTCTATGGCAAAATCCTTGATTGGATCTGTGCCAGTACTTAGTTTAATTAATACAAAAGTCTTTCTTGACGAACAGAAAAGACCTGTTCTACCACCTGCCTGGAAACGTCCAAATCTTTTAAAAATTATGGATAAATGGTTAAAGGTTTTGCCTGATGGAATTTATCCATTTATCACATTTCCTAATGGCTGGATAAATGAATTGAAAGATTTGTTTGATAAAAATCCTATTTTAGAAGTCCTAGAAACAGTAGAGATTTTTGACATTAAGGAGACAGGTTTTAAAATACACAATCTACTTTATTGTGAGGAGACAAAACATGTGTTTGCAGAAAAACAAAAAGTATACGTAGATTTAATTAAAAATACTCCAAGTGCAAAAGATATGCTGCATTTTATTCAAAAATAATTAGTAAAGAAGGTCATATTATGAAAAAAATATATGAGGAATATCAAGCTTTAAGAGAATCTGTGGCTTTATTTGAATTAAATGAAGTGGGCGTATTTAAGATAAGTGGAGAAGATCATGAGGAATTTATAAATAGTTTAGTAACTGTCGACTTAGAATTTATGGATAGTGAAAGAACAGTCTTTACACTAATTTTAGATGAAAATGCGAACATTGTTGATATTCTTACTATATATAAACAAGAGGATTATTTGTTAATTGAAACGTCCCCATTTAAACGTGATACTGTACTTCGCTATTTTGAGGACCATTTAGAAGGTTCCATTCAATTAGAAGACATTTCAACATCAACAACTATCTTGGCGTTTGAAGGCCCTTATGCTTGGAAGGTGGGACAAGAACTGATCGATACAGATATTTCTTCCTTGCCGTTCCAGACGTTCTTTGAAACAGAGTGGAGTGACAAGCACATTATTTTTGCTAGAACAGGTGTAACAGGCGAATATGGCTATAAAGTAATTGTTTTCGATGCAACATCAGCAAAACTTGAGTTGGAGAATTTTATTCTCTCACTTGAATTTGGTGATATCAGGCCAATAAAAGTTGATATGGAAGTCGTTGAACTAGCCATGTTAGAAGTCAGACAACCTAATACAAAACAAGATATAAATGGACTCTCTGTATTTGAAGCTAGTTTGGAATGGATGGTTCATTTTGATAAAGAAGAATTTTTAGGGAAAGAAATGCTTTTAGCATTAAAAAAGGAAAAAGTAAGTAGACGACTAGTTGGTTTTCATTTAACCTCAGATCATCAACTATCTACAAATGGAAAAATCATTGTCGAAGACAAACAAATTGGTAAGGTATTTCAGTTAATTCAAAATCCAGTGACGAACAAGTATACAGGCTTAGCGCTATTAGAAGATGATTTTGCTGTCTCTGGGCTAGAGTTACAATTAAATGTCGATGGAATAGATGAGAACTTAACTATACACACAATCTCGTCACCATATATAGCACCAAAATCTTGGGCTATCA includes the following:
- a CDS encoding glycine cleavage T C-terminal barrel domain-containing protein gives rise to the protein MKKIYEEYQALRESVALFELNEVGVFKISGEDHEEFINSLVTVDLEFMDSERTVFTLILDENANIVDILTIYKQEDYLLIETSPFKRDTVLRYFEDHLEGSIQLEDISTSTTILAFEGPYAWKVGQELIDTDISSLPFQTFFETEWSDKHIIFARTGVTGEYGYKVIVFDATSAKLELENFILSLEFGDIRPIKVDMEVVELAMLEVRQPNTKQDINGLSVFEASLEWMVHFDKEEFLGKEMLLALKKEKVSRRLVGFHLTSDHQLSTNGKIIVEDKQIGKVFQLIQNPVTNKYTGLALLEDDFAVSGLELQLNVDGIDENLTIHTISSPYIAPKSWAIKMI
- a CDS encoding DUF6365 family protein — encoded protein: MSVLFIAPSQFSIGELHNAVTLAKQLEEGGINTFFLTSQNHIDYTINAKIKAKALPRKTLQFHIVQEIAESIEAKAIIIADYHNLDIESPLIDLDKILELNIPVATIDSLSFGPNEKILKNQLFAHSFKKKAAQKQQNIVRRVPSQMKIIRTCPVNNPNLKDERIFPVSLYPQGLKIKKQFREKIRSKYQCLNNEDKLIMLSKSAWANLLVKMKLMETRSHMKSTYNYEFFIQELLTEYLSVKAIKSKIVIVGVSPDNNFIPINLNEKVTFIPLPFLDLEDYDELLLSCDLFVTDNITSASMAKSLIGSVPVLSLINTKVFLDEQKRPVLPPAWKRPNLLKIMDKWLKVLPDGIYPFITFPNGWINELKDLFDKNPILEVLETVEIFDIKETGFKIHNLLYCEETKHVFAEKQKVYVDLIKNTPSAKDMLHFIQK